Proteins encoded together in one Benincasa hispida cultivar B227 chromosome 1, ASM972705v1, whole genome shotgun sequence window:
- the LOC120088196 gene encoding zinc finger protein 3-like: MDFPIPEPSPSETSTIISASESSPPCPKEDRTTDQINPNSQLGLDLSLSNNDSDHGSNPELNLIDCFDVNLATEPTDTETEPRVFSCNYCQRKFYSSQALGGHQNAHKRERTLAKRTQQVGLGSNFGLAHRYSSLASLPLHGSFSRSLGIQAHSMVHKPSLHVSAIGSSGIYGHSGWSRQPLDQHPAIGRLIQGNPHVGSLRGISSNTGAARFEGVKKFSPAAVTEAPPPLGGFWWDSGGGGGGGDGDGFSHLKMKPKQDELLKLDLSLKL, encoded by the coding sequence ATGGATTTTCCAATACCAGAACCATCTCCTTCTGAAACTTCAACAATCATCTCTGCTTCAGAGTCTTCTCCACCATGTCCAAAGGAGGATCGAACAACAGACCAAATCAACCCCAATTCCCAACTGGGTTTAGATCTCAGCCTTTCTAATAACGATTCCGATCATGGGTCGAACCCAGAACTCAATTTAATCGACTGTTTCGATGTGAATTTAGCAACAGAACCTACAGATACAGAAACAGAGCCAAGGGTTTTCTCTTGCAACTATTGCCAGAGGAAATTTTACAGTTCTCAAGCTCTTGGGGGACACCAAAATGCCCACAAAAGAGAGAGGACTTTAGCAAAGAGGACTCAACAGGTGGGGTTGGGCTCTAATTTTGGGCTTGCTCATCGGTATTCGAGTTTGGCTTCTCTTCCTCTTCATGGGTCGTTTAGTAGGTCGCTTGGAATTCAAGCTCATTCCATGGTTCATAAGCCTTCTCTTCATGTTTCTGCAATTGGGTCGTCCGGGATTTATGGTCACAGTGGATGGTCAAGGCAGCCGCTCGATCAACACCCCGCGATTGGCCGATTGATACAGGGAAATCCCCACGTTGGAAGTCTTAGAGGCATTTCGTCGAACACTGGAGCTGCAAGGTTTGAGGGTGTGAAGAAATTCTCTCCGGCGGCTGTCACGGAGGCGCCACCGCCTCTCGGAGGGTTCTGGTGGGATAGCGGCGGCGGCGGTGGCGGTGGCGATGGTGATGGTTTTAGTCATCTGAAGATGAAGCCTAAACAAGATGAATTGTTGAAGCTTGACTTGTCTCTTAAGCTCTAA